In Bacteriovorax stolpii, a single genomic region encodes these proteins:
- a CDS encoding DNA gyrase subunit A gives MEERYLHALDSVSLTEVVKEEYRNYQIYTLMDRAIPYLQDGLKPGQRRILFTLWKNQSKGLMKVSSATGLVLTLHPHGPASVESAIVNMAQDYTFSNNYPLIDKKGYFGERMETAPAASRYIECKLGKMTEFLLFDDMNQVDMVPNYDEKVMEPVCLLPKLPIMLMNGAEGIGTGFSSVIPSFHHSDLVNSIIQFIETGKAKKLKSYVHTYKNKIEVDEKGRLVFGMKFEEIHGSIYITELPRGYDAAKVYRYLTKFIDEDYIKDFIDSSVNNDIKIELIFKKGQQPKLEDVIKKMSTASTLVPNYTLISERGVRIFNAPEEIIEIFGAKRLEVVKRRYELMVEDLEKKIRQNNEIIRFIKEKEYEVATKSTNRKSYVEYLDKKKFTFAEYLADMPIYRMTKEEVEKRQLMVKDDSASLKEFDKIAKSKTLVEKKLIEELREVDEKLTAWMKQRDTEKANQQKKIEKESGKKKVKRK, from the coding sequence ATGGAAGAAAGATATCTTCACGCTCTGGATTCAGTATCACTTACTGAAGTTGTAAAAGAAGAATATAGAAATTACCAAATCTATACGTTGATGGACAGGGCCATTCCATACCTGCAAGATGGATTAAAGCCAGGTCAACGCAGAATTCTTTTCACTCTGTGGAAAAACCAATCAAAAGGACTGATGAAAGTTTCCAGTGCAACCGGGTTAGTATTAACCCTGCACCCGCACGGACCTGCTTCAGTTGAATCGGCCATCGTTAACATGGCCCAGGATTACACCTTCTCAAACAACTATCCACTGATCGATAAAAAAGGGTACTTCGGTGAAAGAATGGAAACTGCTCCGGCAGCTTCACGTTATATCGAATGTAAACTTGGAAAAATGACAGAGTTCTTGTTATTTGATGACATGAACCAGGTCGACATGGTTCCTAACTACGATGAAAAAGTTATGGAGCCGGTTTGTCTTCTTCCAAAACTTCCTATCATGCTAATGAATGGAGCGGAAGGAATTGGGACAGGTTTCTCATCTGTTATCCCAAGCTTCCACCACTCTGATCTTGTCAACTCAATCATCCAGTTCATTGAAACTGGAAAAGCTAAAAAGCTTAAGAGTTACGTTCACACTTACAAAAACAAAATTGAAGTTGATGAAAAAGGCCGTCTTGTTTTCGGAATGAAATTCGAAGAGATCCACGGTTCAATTTACATCACTGAACTTCCTCGCGGATACGATGCTGCGAAAGTTTATCGTTATTTAACTAAGTTCATTGATGAAGATTATATCAAAGACTTTATCGACTCTTCAGTTAACAACGACATCAAGATCGAACTGATCTTCAAGAAAGGTCAGCAGCCAAAACTGGAAGACGTTATTAAGAAAATGTCGACAGCTTCAACACTGGTTCCAAACTATACGCTTATTTCTGAGCGCGGGGTAAGAATCTTCAATGCGCCGGAAGAGATCATCGAGATCTTCGGGGCAAAGAGACTTGAGGTTGTTAAGCGCCGTTATGAATTAATGGTGGAAGATCTTGAGAAGAAGATCCGTCAAAACAATGAAATCATCCGCTTCATCAAAGAAAAAGAATACGAAGTAGCGACAAAATCGACCAACAGAAAATCTTACGTTGAGTATCTTGATAAGAAGAAATTCACGTTTGCTGAGTACCTGGCCGACATGCCGATCTACCGTATGACCAAAGAAGAAGTTGAAAAACGTCAGCTCATGGTGAAGGATGATTCAGCATCTCTTAAAGAGTTTGACAAAATTGCTAAGTCAAAGACCCTGGTTGAAAAGAAGCTTATCGAAGAACTTCGCGAAGTGGATGAGAAGCTTACAGCTTGGATGAAGCAAAGAGACACTGAGAAGGCCAATCAGCAGAAAAAGATTGAAAAAGAGTCAGGAAAAAAGAAAGTTAAGCGCAAATAA
- a CDS encoding rhomboid family intramembrane serine protease, with translation MYVVGELRDRKMINQMRDELFSMGISAQTHYSEKDDIYFLTVDEEKDLPRAMDYYRVKLGFQKPIEVDEEWVKIKTLPRGQVTYTIIIICAVLFGLSYSDMGKRLFDALFMGVPETGFLYEILHGQIWRLVTPILIHLSILHIVFNMLWFKDLGYLIEYKFGKNFLLIFILVSGVVSNVLQYCVSGPQFGGMSGVLYAMLGFVWVYKKIHEDMEYSLPPRDITIMIGWLLLCLTGFLGPIANTAHAGGLFVGMLFGLFKTPVKWERLHLKYFFLAFIFLAFTIGIEGLKLGGRYYVLLWQ, from the coding sequence ATGTATGTCGTAGGCGAACTTCGCGACAGAAAAATGATCAATCAAATGCGTGATGAACTCTTTTCCATGGGCATCAGCGCACAGACTCACTATAGTGAAAAAGACGATATTTACTTTCTCACGGTAGATGAAGAAAAAGATCTTCCACGCGCTATGGACTACTACCGCGTGAAGCTTGGTTTTCAAAAGCCTATTGAAGTGGACGAAGAGTGGGTAAAAATTAAAACTCTTCCACGCGGGCAAGTGACTTATACGATTATCATCATCTGTGCCGTGCTCTTTGGTTTGAGCTATTCGGACATGGGAAAAAGGCTCTTTGATGCGCTTTTTATGGGTGTACCAGAGACGGGTTTTTTATACGAAATCCTGCACGGGCAAATCTGGAGACTTGTCACTCCGATTCTGATTCACTTATCCATCCTGCACATTGTGTTTAACATGCTCTGGTTTAAGGACTTGGGTTATTTAATTGAGTACAAATTCGGGAAGAATTTCCTTTTGATTTTTATCTTAGTGAGTGGTGTTGTTTCCAACGTCCTCCAGTACTGTGTAAGTGGCCCTCAATTCGGAGGAATGTCGGGCGTTCTCTATGCGATGCTGGGGTTTGTCTGGGTTTATAAGAAAATCCACGAGGACATGGAGTATTCCCTGCCTCCGAGAGATATTACCATCATGATTGGCTGGCTTCTTCTGTGTTTGACTGGATTTCTAGGCCCCATCGCCAATACGGCCCACGCTGGAGGCCTTTTTGTCGGGATGCTCTTTGGTTTATTTAAAACTCCTGTAAAATGGGAACGATTACACTTGAAATATTTCTTCCTCGCCTTTATCTTTCTTGCCTTCACCATTGGCATCGAAGGGCTAAAGCTCGGCGGTCGATATTATGTATTACTTTGGCAATAA
- the sufD gene encoding Fe-S cluster assembly protein SufD, which yields MENVLLNELIKNSAEVHKNSGELGASYNEAMKRALEHFKTLGIPSKKDEDWKYTNISKNLSPRFYSRQSEIVQEIPAQVIDRRGMIIFNNGIFNRHQSVLPEGVSLDQQRPETNFFDSFDALNFGVALSPLFLKIKKNTVIDFPISIVHLTDEAGVNKIVSPRLTIVAEEFTKASFVEVFTSTQNLLFQYTTNAATLFELKENAFIEHVKIQNEATASTHIGLTKASVAKSAQFKSMTVDLGNFTSRHNIDVTVAGVGGDAHVNGLFALKKTEHADVFSSINHLSAHTTSDQLFKGILAGESHGAFTGKIAIAKDAQQVNSNQLNKNLMLSKKAHIDTRPQLLVSADDVKCAHGATIGQLSAEEEFYLESRGIKKDKAKRMLCHGFATDVLYKIDNVKIQELAIKMLEESFEKIALSEMTL from the coding sequence ATGGAAAACGTACTACTAAACGAACTAATAAAAAACTCGGCAGAGGTTCACAAGAATTCAGGTGAACTTGGGGCGAGCTATAATGAGGCCATGAAGCGAGCTCTTGAGCACTTTAAAACTCTAGGGATTCCTTCTAAAAAAGATGAAGACTGGAAATACACTAATATTTCTAAAAATCTCTCTCCGCGCTTCTACTCTCGCCAAAGCGAAATCGTGCAGGAAATTCCCGCACAGGTTATCGATCGCCGTGGAATGATTATTTTTAACAACGGGATTTTTAACCGCCACCAATCAGTTCTTCCTGAAGGAGTGAGCTTAGACCAACAAAGACCAGAGACTAATTTCTTTGATTCATTTGATGCCCTAAACTTTGGTGTTGCTCTCTCACCTCTTTTCTTAAAAATTAAGAAAAACACTGTGATTGATTTCCCAATCAGCATCGTGCACCTGACAGATGAAGCTGGTGTAAATAAGATTGTGTCTCCTCGTCTCACCATTGTGGCCGAAGAGTTCACAAAAGCTTCTTTCGTTGAAGTTTTCACTTCAACCCAAAACCTGCTGTTCCAATACACGACAAATGCAGCGACTCTTTTTGAACTAAAAGAAAACGCCTTTATCGAACACGTAAAAATCCAGAACGAAGCCACTGCTTCAACTCACATTGGTTTAACAAAAGCTTCAGTTGCTAAGAGTGCTCAGTTTAAATCAATGACAGTTGACCTGGGGAACTTCACTTCTCGCCACAATATCGACGTAACAGTCGCAGGCGTTGGTGGAGACGCTCACGTCAATGGTCTTTTTGCCTTAAAGAAAACAGAACACGCAGATGTTTTCTCAAGCATTAACCACTTAAGTGCCCACACGACTTCTGATCAGCTTTTCAAAGGAATTTTAGCTGGTGAATCTCATGGAGCTTTCACTGGGAAAATCGCTATTGCTAAAGATGCCCAGCAGGTTAACTCAAACCAGTTGAATAAAAACTTAATGCTTTCTAAGAAAGCTCACATCGACACTCGCCCTCAGCTTCTCGTTTCTGCTGATGACGTCAAGTGTGCTCACGGGGCGACAATTGGACAGCTTTCAGCTGAAGAAGAGTTCTACCTTGAGAGCCGCGGGATCAAAAAAGACAAAGCAAAAAGAATGCTTTGCCACGGTTTTGCGACTGATGTTCTTTATAAAATTGATAACGTAAAAATACAGGAGCTCGCTATCAAGATGCTTGAAGAAAGCTTCGAGAAAATTGCTCTAAGTGAGATGACTCTATGA
- the sufB gene encoding Fe-S cluster assembly protein SufB — protein MSTDILNSDYKYGFFTDIETEEFPKGLNEDIIRMISAKKEEPEWLLNFRLKAYRHWLTMEHPKWAKLNIPEINYQDLYYYSAPKKKDALTSLDEIDPELLATFEKLGIPLNEQKRISGVAVDAVFDSVSVATTHKEELEKVGVIFCSISEAVKEHPELVKKYLGTVVPHSDNFYAALNAAVFSDGSFVFIPKGVRCPLDLSTYFRINAKETGQFERTLIIAEEGSFVNYLEGCTAPQRDENQLHAAIVELVALDDAEIKYSTVQNWYAGDKEGKGGIYNFVTKRGNCLGKNSKISWTQVEAGSAITWKYPSCNLIGDGSEGAFYSVALTNNFMQADTGTKMVHIGKNTKSTIISKGISAEQSENNYRGLVKINPSATGARNYSQCDSMLIGDKARANTFPYIDVKNNTAVVEHEASTSKISEEQLFYLQSRGLSEEKCISMIVNGFCKDVFKELPLEFSVEAVKLIEMKLENSIG, from the coding sequence ATGAGCACAGATATTTTAAATTCTGATTACAAGTACGGATTCTTCACAGACATCGAAACTGAAGAGTTCCCTAAGGGTCTTAACGAAGACATCATCCGCATGATTTCAGCGAAAAAAGAAGAGCCTGAGTGGCTTTTAAATTTCCGCCTGAAAGCTTACCGTCACTGGTTAACGATGGAGCACCCAAAATGGGCCAAGTTAAATATCCCGGAGATCAACTACCAGGATCTTTACTACTACTCAGCTCCTAAGAAAAAAGATGCGCTTACAAGTCTGGATGAAATCGATCCAGAACTTTTAGCGACTTTTGAAAAACTGGGAATTCCTTTAAATGAACAAAAAAGAATCAGTGGTGTCGCTGTGGATGCGGTATTTGATTCAGTTTCTGTAGCGACTACGCACAAAGAAGAACTAGAAAAAGTTGGAGTTATTTTCTGCTCAATTTCTGAAGCCGTAAAAGAGCATCCCGAACTAGTAAAAAAATACTTAGGAACAGTTGTTCCTCACTCAGATAACTTCTACGCTGCTTTAAACGCGGCGGTTTTTTCTGACGGATCATTCGTCTTCATCCCAAAAGGTGTACGTTGTCCGCTGGACTTATCGACGTATTTTAGAATCAACGCTAAAGAAACAGGACAGTTTGAAAGAACCCTGATCATTGCGGAAGAAGGCTCGTTCGTAAACTACCTTGAAGGCTGTACAGCTCCTCAAAGAGATGAAAACCAACTTCACGCGGCCATCGTTGAGCTTGTTGCTTTAGACGACGCTGAAATCAAGTACTCGACTGTGCAAAACTGGTACGCCGGAGACAAAGAAGGCAAAGGTGGGATTTATAACTTCGTTACAAAACGCGGTAACTGCCTTGGAAAAAATTCTAAAATCTCATGGACTCAGGTTGAAGCGGGTTCAGCGATCACTTGGAAATACCCTTCATGTAATCTGATTGGTGATGGTTCAGAAGGTGCTTTCTACTCTGTTGCTTTAACCAACAACTTCATGCAGGCCGATACCGGAACAAAAATGGTTCACATCGGTAAAAATACAAAATCGACCATCATCTCTAAAGGGATTTCTGCTGAACAATCAGAAAACAACTACAGAGGATTGGTGAAAATCAACCCAAGTGCAACGGGAGCAAGAAACTACTCGCAGTGTGATTCGATGTTAATCGGAGATAAAGCACGCGCGAATACTTTCCCTTACATTGACGTGAAAAACAACACGGCAGTGGTTGAGCACGAAGCCTCGACATCGAAGATTTCAGAAGAACAACTCTTCTATCTTCAGTCTCGCGGGCTTTCAGAAGAAAAGTGTATCTCGATGATCGTCAACGGGTTCTGTAAGGATGTTTTCAAAGAACTTCCACTAGAGTTCTCGGTTGAAGCGGTTAAGTTAATTGAAATGAAATTAGAAAATAGTATTGGTTAG
- a CDS encoding toprim domain-containing protein, with translation MSSVGPVTRKGNTKDALIESKDQRWHVRNRVTLVFGSNDVEDLDAYIYKPNGIEFKTIKFHQAKSKAVEEILDNSIDEYYRGHVTEIHTTLSPDKKTVTITDNGIGFPIDKVPQVYTEFRTGSKFKDEETDEKGFLYRTLGQNGLGAAATCLTSDVFVATVKHYNSKQEQTWEFTNGALQTKKTKPKPFKGASGVSVTLTLSKEVYKNNEISEDLLRKRIIDLAYNNPGLTFYFNGEKYQFKKGLFELAQRIDAASAQLVGEEAFIYETENAKGKKVKGKIDFHLSVTLDKKSEEREKFISFVNSTPTFDGGFHHDRVKRIFINTVKEKIERAAKKEKISVVDNDVLTGMTFVMGITMPNPRFESQTKRKLVRDLNLEKGIEHFMGDNLEKFLRKNKEFLELVVERAKSRHRFQELKDASLKGKKAKKQRVEKLLDANERKDRHLCTLFICEGDSAIGGLRSARNKLYQGGIALKGKPMNVMQASINDVINNQEFMDIMASIGLTIGQKADSQNLRYSKIVFLADSDVDGGHINTLLVNFFFTFWPELYEQGAIQFAKAPLFEVITDKETLFVESDDQLEKLKKSGIKIKEIQRNKGLGEMSPEAFKYTLSRDEFTKISVDDMDSAKQTLDICFGKDTNLRKELLLDAESTGAIAAEEAPAKKAVAKGTQKASPKATKTTAKAKPVQKATKKKK, from the coding sequence ATGAGTAGTGTAGGCCCAGTTACCCGTAAAGGTAATACAAAAGACGCCTTAATTGAGAGCAAGGATCAGCGTTGGCACGTACGTAATCGCGTGACGCTTGTTTTTGGAAGTAACGATGTAGAAGACCTAGATGCCTATATTTATAAGCCAAATGGCATCGAATTTAAGACCATTAAATTTCACCAGGCAAAATCAAAGGCCGTTGAAGAGATTTTAGATAACAGTATCGACGAGTATTATCGCGGTCACGTTACTGAAATTCACACGACGCTTTCTCCTGACAAAAAGACGGTCACTATCACGGATAACGGAATCGGTTTTCCGATCGATAAAGTGCCTCAGGTTTATACGGAATTCAGAACTGGATCTAAGTTCAAGGACGAAGAGACGGATGAGAAGGGGTTTTTATACAGAACTCTAGGGCAAAACGGCCTTGGAGCTGCGGCAACTTGTCTAACTTCTGACGTGTTTGTGGCGACTGTAAAACACTACAATTCTAAGCAAGAGCAGACGTGGGAATTCACTAACGGTGCCCTTCAGACAAAAAAGACAAAACCAAAGCCTTTCAAAGGAGCTTCGGGCGTCTCTGTTACGCTGACACTTTCAAAAGAAGTTTATAAAAACAACGAAATTTCTGAGGATTTACTTAGAAAACGTATTATCGACCTTGCTTACAATAACCCAGGTTTGACGTTCTATTTTAACGGGGAAAAATACCAGTTTAAAAAGGGACTTTTTGAGCTTGCTCAAAGAATTGATGCAGCTTCTGCTCAGCTAGTGGGAGAAGAGGCGTTTATTTACGAAACAGAAAACGCCAAAGGGAAAAAAGTGAAGGGGAAAATCGATTTCCACCTGTCTGTGACCCTGGATAAAAAATCAGAAGAGCGCGAAAAGTTCATTTCTTTCGTTAACTCTACACCGACTTTTGATGGTGGATTCCACCACGACCGCGTAAAGAGAATTTTCATTAACACTGTTAAGGAAAAAATCGAGCGCGCAGCTAAAAAAGAGAAGATTTCCGTTGTTGATAACGACGTTCTGACAGGGATGACTTTTGTTATGGGAATCACAATGCCTAACCCGCGTTTTGAATCTCAAACAAAGAGAAAGCTTGTTCGCGACTTAAACCTTGAAAAAGGGATTGAACATTTCATGGGAGACAATCTCGAGAAATTTCTTAGAAAAAATAAGGAATTCCTAGAGCTGGTTGTTGAGCGTGCTAAGTCTCGCCATAGATTCCAGGAGCTAAAAGATGCTTCTCTAAAAGGGAAAAAAGCAAAGAAACAAAGAGTGGAAAAACTCCTTGATGCAAACGAGCGAAAAGACCGTCACCTATGTACACTTTTCATCTGTGAAGGGGACTCGGCGATTGGTGGACTTCGTTCAGCAAGAAATAAACTTTACCAGGGTGGGATTGCGCTTAAAGGGAAACCGATGAACGTCATGCAGGCGTCCATTAACGATGTTATCAATAACCAGGAATTCATGGACATCATGGCCTCGATTGGTCTAACCATCGGGCAAAAAGCTGATTCACAAAATCTTCGTTATTCTAAAATCGTCTTCCTTGCCGACTCGGACGTGGACGGTGGTCACATCAACACGCTTTTAGTGAATTTCTTCTTCACTTTCTGGCCGGAACTTTACGAGCAGGGTGCTATCCAGTTTGCTAAAGCTCCACTTTTTGAGGTTATCACTGACAAAGAAACGCTTTTTGTGGAAAGCGATGACCAGTTAGAGAAACTGAAAAAATCAGGGATAAAAATTAAAGAAATCCAAAGAAACAAGGGACTCGGAGAGATGTCTCCAGAGGCCTTCAAGTACACACTAAGCCGTGATGAGTTTACAAAAATCAGTGTCGATGACATGGATTCTGCAAAACAAACACTGGATATTTGTTTTGGTAAAGATACAAATTTAAGAAAAGAACTACTACTGGATGCAGAGTCAACTGGGGCCATCGCCGCAGAAGAGGCCCCTGCTAAAAAAGCTGTAGCTAAGGGAACTCAAAAAGCGAGCCCGAAAGCTACAAAGACAACGGCTAAGGCAAAACCAGTACAAAAAGCGACTAAAAAGAAAAAATAG
- a CDS encoding RrF2 family transcriptional regulator codes for MLKINKKVEYALMALKFMADKNDSTPLVSAREICDAFNTPFDTTAKVMQVMNNHDILTSVKGIKGGYHLNKPLSSITYMELVRMIEGKEEIGRMCTNHKGTCELLGKCNISTPVENLNRKLNSFLESLTLAELLQGTEFNVPNRLVDGLEVQQ; via the coding sequence ATGCTAAAAATTAATAAAAAAGTTGAATACGCCTTGATGGCCTTGAAGTTTATGGCCGACAAAAACGATTCAACTCCCTTAGTTTCGGCCCGTGAAATCTGTGATGCTTTCAACACACCTTTTGATACGACAGCAAAAGTGATGCAAGTGATGAACAATCACGACATCCTGACATCGGTCAAAGGAATTAAAGGCGGCTATCACTTAAACAAACCACTTTCAAGTATCACTTACATGGAATTGGTTCGCATGATTGAAGGCAAAGAAGAAATCGGCCGCATGTGCACAAACCACAAAGGCACGTGTGAACTTCTCGGCAAATGCAACATCTCTACTCCGGTGGAAAACTTAAACCGCAAACTCAACTCGTTCTTAGAAAGTTTAACTCTAGCAGAACTTTTACAAGGCACAGAATTCAACGTTCCAAACAGACTCGTCGACGGCCTTGAGGTACAACAATAA
- a CDS encoding GNAT family N-acetyltransferase, with product MKVLRLSAQDTYPIRQQVLIPDHDIKKAKFENDEDEDISFHLGAFKDSKLVSVASFYYERNPIFQDQHQYQLRGMATLPEFQGQGLSSELLTMAFPIIKQNFCTLLWCNARTTAVGFYEKVGFKKLNEEVFEIEGIGPHVLMYKNI from the coding sequence ATGAAAGTTTTAAGATTAAGCGCACAAGATACCTATCCAATCAGGCAACAAGTCCTGATTCCTGATCACGATATTAAGAAAGCAAAATTTGAAAATGACGAAGATGAAGACATCTCTTTTCACTTAGGCGCATTCAAAGACTCAAAACTTGTCAGTGTCGCTTCGTTCTACTACGAAAGAAACCCCATCTTCCAAGACCAACACCAGTACCAGCTTCGCGGCATGGCCACACTTCCTGAGTTTCAGGGACAAGGGCTAAGCAGCGAACTTCTGACGATGGCCTTCCCCATTATCAAGCAAAACTTCTGTACACTTTTATGGTGTAATGCCCGCACAACTGCGGTGGGTTTTTACGAAAAAGTGGGCTTTAAAAAGCTTAATGAAGAAGTCTTTGAGATTGAAGGGATTGGGCCGCATGTTTTGATGTATAAAAACATCTAA
- the sufC gene encoding Fe-S cluster assembly ATPase SufC yields MIEVKNLHAKVGDKEILKGINLTVKAGEVHAIMGPNGSGKSTLSKVIAGHPSYEVTEGTITYKINAKDKNLFELETDERAKSGIFLGFQYPVEIPGVSNFTFLLESFNETCKFNGAPEMSAEEFRKFLQPKLELLEMNPAFLDRPVNTGFSGGEKKKNEILQMAVLNPRLSLLDETDSGLDIDALKIVAKGVNALRSRFNATILVTHYQRLLDFIVPDHVHVLYKGKIIKSGGKELALELEEKGYEWLIKDHE; encoded by the coding sequence ATGATTGAAGTAAAAAACCTCCACGCAAAAGTGGGAGACAAAGAAATCTTAAAAGGAATTAACTTAACAGTTAAGGCCGGTGAAGTGCACGCGATCATGGGACCTAACGGTTCTGGGAAAAGTACACTCTCAAAAGTGATCGCCGGACACCCTTCGTACGAAGTGACTGAAGGGACAATCACCTACAAGATCAACGCAAAAGATAAGAACCTTTTTGAACTTGAAACTGACGAGAGAGCAAAAAGCGGAATCTTTTTAGGTTTCCAATACCCGGTAGAAATCCCAGGTGTTTCAAACTTCACGTTCCTTCTTGAGTCTTTCAATGAAACTTGTAAGTTCAACGGGGCGCCGGAAATGAGCGCAGAAGAATTCAGAAAATTCCTTCAGCCAAAACTTGAGCTTTTAGAAATGAACCCAGCTTTCCTTGATCGTCCGGTTAACACTGGATTTTCAGGTGGAGAAAAAAAGAAAAACGAAATCCTGCAAATGGCCGTTTTAAACCCAAGACTTTCTCTGCTTGATGAAACAGATTCAGGTCTTGATATCGACGCCCTAAAAATCGTTGCTAAAGGTGTAAACGCCCTACGCTCTCGCTTCAATGCAACGATTCTAGTGACTCACTACCAACGCCTTCTGGACTTCATCGTTCCAGATCATGTTCACGTCCTTTATAAAGGAAAGATCATTAAGTCTGGTGGAAAAGAGCTGGCCCTTGAACTTGAAGAAAAAGGATATGAGTGGCTGATTAAGGACCACGAATAA
- a CDS encoding NifU family protein: MTEAETNMEIDIDIQPTPNPNALKFILNYPVKNEGNSTYKSPSECGENKLALELFKVRGIDQLHFFENVIAVTKFSYEDWNNVEVGITKALKEFMPTHNPDYNDPNPEADRRKNLSPELQQIEAILDKTIRPGLQGDGGDIQALTYQDNILMVKYQGACGTCPSSTTGTLEAIKAILRDELNPDIEVYIAPEY, encoded by the coding sequence ATGACAGAAGCAGAAACAAATATGGAAATTGATATCGATATTCAGCCGACACCAAATCCAAACGCGCTGAAATTCATCCTGAATTACCCGGTAAAAAACGAAGGTAACTCGACTTATAAATCTCCAAGTGAGTGTGGAGAAAACAAACTGGCCCTTGAACTTTTTAAAGTCAGAGGTATTGATCAGCTGCACTTTTTTGAAAACGTTATTGCTGTGACAAAATTTTCTTACGAAGACTGGAACAATGTTGAAGTGGGAATTACAAAAGCTCTTAAAGAGTTTATGCCAACTCACAATCCTGATTACAATGACCCAAACCCTGAAGCAGACAGAAGAAAAAATCTTTCTCCAGAACTTCAGCAGATTGAAGCGATCTTAGATAAAACAATCCGCCCAGGCCTTCAAGGCGACGGTGGTGATATCCAGGCGCTGACTTATCAAGACAATATCTTAATGGTGAAATACCAAGGTGCATGCGGGACTTGCCCGAGCTCAACGACCGGAACTCTTGAAGCGATTAAAGCGATTTTAAGAGATGAATTGAATCCGGATATCGAAGTCTATATTGCCCCTGAATACTAG
- a CDS encoding aminotransferase class V-fold PLP-dependent enzyme yields the protein MSALNVEKIREDFPQLKTTVNGRPLVYLDNAATTLKPKVVIDQMTKHLSQDVANVHRGIHTLSEMGTRQFEETRIAVQNFINAREVHEVIYTKGTTDAINLLANSFGERFLNAGDEILLSQMEHHSNIVPWQMIAEKKGAKVVVIPVNDKGDIVLEDYKKLLNPKVKMVSVVHTSNTLGTTNPVKEMIKLAHANGSKVAVDGAQSIAHQKIDVQDLDCDFLVFSAHKIYGPNGLGILYGKEELLNEMPPYQGGGAMISEVTFEKTTYNILPNKFEAGTPAIAEVIAFKAAIDYVQKLGMDNIYNYEHELLAYATSELKKIAGIRLIGESETKSGVLSFVLEGVHPHDLGTLLDKQGVAIRTGHHCTQPLMKRFGITACARASFTFYNTKADVDALIAAINKAKEFLL from the coding sequence ATGAGTGCATTAAACGTTGAAAAAATCAGAGAAGACTTTCCACAGTTAAAAACAACTGTGAACGGAAGGCCTTTGGTTTATTTAGATAACGCCGCCACGACATTAAAGCCAAAAGTCGTGATCGACCAGATGACTAAACACCTAAGCCAGGATGTGGCCAACGTTCACCGTGGGATCCACACTCTTTCGGAAATGGGGACAAGGCAATTTGAGGAAACAAGAATTGCCGTTCAAAATTTTATTAATGCTCGTGAAGTCCATGAAGTGATCTACACAAAAGGGACAACAGATGCGATTAACCTTCTGGCGAACTCTTTTGGTGAGAGATTTTTAAACGCAGGTGATGAAATCCTTCTTTCTCAGATGGAGCACCATTCAAACATCGTTCCGTGGCAAATGATCGCCGAGAAAAAAGGCGCAAAAGTTGTCGTGATCCCGGTCAACGACAAAGGCGATATCGTTTTAGAAGACTATAAAAAACTTCTGAACCCAAAAGTCAAAATGGTTTCAGTGGTTCACACGTCAAATACACTGGGGACAACGAACCCAGTTAAAGAAATGATTAAACTGGCCCACGCCAATGGCTCTAAAGTCGCTGTCGATGGAGCTCAGTCAATCGCTCACCAGAAAATAGACGTCCAAGATTTAGACTGTGACTTTCTGGTCTTCTCTGCTCACAAGATTTACGGGCCAAATGGTCTGGGGATTTTATACGGGAAAGAAGAGCTATTAAATGAAATGCCACCCTATCAAGGTGGTGGTGCGATGATTAGTGAAGTGACGTTTGAAAAAACGACTTACAATATCCTGCCGAATAAATTTGAAGCCGGAACTCCGGCCATTGCTGAAGTGATCGCTTTTAAGGCGGCGATTGATTACGTTCAAAAACTGGGCATGGACAATATCTACAACTATGAGCACGAGCTTTTGGCCTATGCCACAAGCGAGCTTAAAAAGATTGCAGGCATTCGTCTTATCGGTGAATCAGAAACGAAGTCAGGAGTTCTCTCATTCGTTTTAGAAGGCGTTCACCCTCATGACCTGGGAACTCTTTTAGATAAACAAGGTGTAGCGATTCGTACGGGACATCACTGCACGCAGCCTTTAATGAAGCGTTTTGGCATCACTGCTTGTGCCAGAGCAAGTTTCACTTTCTACAACACGAAAGCAGACGTAGATGCACTGATTGCAGCGATTAACAAAGCAAAAGAATTTTTATTATAG